The Neodiprion fabricii isolate iyNeoFabr1 chromosome 4, iyNeoFabr1.1, whole genome shotgun sequence genome window below encodes:
- the LOC124180930 gene encoding phosphatidylinositol N-acetylglucosaminyltransferase subunit Y — MYVTTFEYYFLLLLVLVPVHLFFKLWSWLGWELFINN, encoded by the coding sequence ATGTATGTTACAACATTTGAATACTACTTTCTTCTCTTGTTGGTACTTGTACCTGTACACTTATTCTTTAAACTTTGGTCTTGGCTAGGCTGggaattatttatcaataattaa